From Apium graveolens cultivar Ventura chromosome 9, ASM990537v1, whole genome shotgun sequence, the proteins below share one genomic window:
- the LOC141684162 gene encoding uncharacterized protein ycf36: MKAITKVQKYLEHKKMAIASIFSLKPTLLPPSFSSLSNLNFPCFQNPNLQNHQRKSILRLPFYSSYENSNYNSPETECPVPLDQQPVNEYQYLSTSQPYCWACGEFSEYCSRLFVTGLSFALFVGLPVSWYGSVGVGLDPVKRVLGAAAGGLFVATFVVVRMYLGWAYVGNRLLSATVEYEETGWYDGQVWVKTPEVLARDRLLGSFTVKPVLSRLKNTLVGLGLSLFMCIVLFINTEGSPKDTYVSSEQAGGRAVRGVYSEESARSFEPDAFCGESGISPSLEK; this comes from the exons ATGAAAGCCATAACCAAAGTCCAAAAATATCTTGAGCACAAAAAAATGGCAATAGCTTCAATCTTTTCACTAAAACCAACTCTACTCCCACCCTCATTCTCCTCTCTCTCAAACCTCAACTTCCCTTGTTTTCAAAACCCAAATCTCCAAAATCACCAAAGAAAAAGCATTCTAAGACTGCCCTTTTACTCATCATATGAGAACTCAAACTACAACTCACCAGAAACAGAGTGCCCTGTTCCACTTGATCAGCAGCCTGTTAATGAGTACCAGTATTTGTCTACTTCTCAGCCTTATTGTTGGGCTTGTGGAGAGTTTTCTGAGTACTGTTCCAGGTTGTTTGTAACTGGACTTTCTTTTGCTCTCTTTGTTGGGCTGCCTGTTTCTTGGTATGGCTCAGTTGGAGTTGGTTTGGACCCTGTGAAGAGAGTCTTAGGTGCTGCTGCTGGTGGGCTTTTTGTGGCTACTTTTGTTGTTGTGAGGATGTATCTTGGATGGGCTTATGTTGGTAATAGGTTGCTCAGTGCCACTGTTGAAT ATGAGGAGACAGGTTGGTATGATGGTCAG GTATGGGTGAAGACTCCTGAAGTTTTGGCACGCGATCGGCTTCTAGGTTCATTTACT GTGAAGCCGGTTCTTAGCAGATTAAAGAACACTCTGGTGGGTCTTGGGTTATCCTTATTTATGTGTATTGTTCTCTTCATCAACACTGAAGGCAGCCCAAAAGATACATATGTGTCATCCGAACAAGCGGGTGGTAGAGCTGTGCGTGGAGTTTATAGTGAGGAGTCTGCGAGATCGTTTGAGCCAGATGCATTTTGTGGCGAATCTGGTATTTCTCCGTCCCTGGAAAAGTAG